CCCGTGGTCTTGGTTTGCAAACACAATTGGGACAGAATGAAATTCTTCCTGATCCGGGTAAATCCCTCGAAGAGAAAATCCATCCCTCTACATGGGGTGTCCTTCGCACATCACAGAAGTTATTTTTTAGTGGGACAAGAAAGGGGGAAGTGTTTTCCAAATCACCAGTTCCGATCCACGGACATGGATATTGGAATTCTCTCCCAGAAATGAAAACCATTGGTTTGGTTTATGATCCGCGTGGAAAAGAACATTCTTTCCAATCAGTGAAAGATGTATTTGGGATTGTGAAAGATCTCTTAGACCTAAAAGAGAAAAAAAACAAAGGGACTGAAAGCAAAAGCAAATAGAAAACCTTAACTTAAAACTTAGTGTTTTTTCCAGTGGATGCATTCGCCGGGGCATTCATCCATTTCCTTTTGCACCTTTTTTTCATCTTCCTCTGGGATAGCAGCATCATTGATGGAAGCTCCCGCGATATGGGTTTGGGAAACATCATCCTCATCCATCATAAAATATTTTGGCATATTATCAGCACACTGGTTACAAGAAGTACAATTGTCTTTGTCTACATAAGCCTTTCTCATATTTTCTCCTCTTTGAGTTTATAAAATAGAATGATAGATACGAAAAAAATGGTAACTATGTTTGCGAGTATGATTGGAAAATCCGATTTTAGAACTCCGTAAACAAACCACAACAGAACACCCAAAAAAAACATAATGTACATATTACGACTGATATCACGAGTTTGTTTTGTCATCACCACTCGTAAGACTTGCGGAAGGAAGGAAACGGTGGTTAAAAAAGCGGCAATGTAGCCAATTAGGTTTTCCATTTATGCCTTGTATTCTCGCCTAACGATGGTTTTTACACCACCTCGAACATTGTAATCACCCACCACTTTAACAAAAATGGGATCCACGGCAGCCACAAAGTCTTCTAGGATTTTGTTTACCACGTTTTCGTGGAAAATTCCCACATTTCTGTAGGACATCATGTATTCTTTCAGAGATTTGAGTTCGACACAACGATCTCTCGGAATGTATTCAATAAAAATGGATCCAAAGTCAGGAAGGCCGGTTTTAGGGCAAACGGCGGTAAATTCCGGGATGGTAAATTCGATATTGTATTCTTTTCCGGCATAAACATTGGCAAACCATTCGATTTCCGGGGTTTTCCAGGACGGGATATGGTCTTGTTTGTCCTCATATGAAGATTCTGATTTTTTTTCCGACATTTGTTTACCCCGACAATTGCAAAATTATTTTGGAATCATCCCATGAAAAGTGATAAAAAAATTGCAGTCGTCGATTTCGGCGGTCAATACGCTCACCTCATCGCTTCCCGAATTCGAAGGCTTGGAGCCTATACGGAAATCTTATCCAATGAAGAACCATTGTCTGTTTATGAATCCTATGCTGGAATCATTCTATCGGGAGGCCCGAGCAGTGTGTATGAAAAAGGGGCGCCACTTCTACCAGAAGGTTTTTTTAAAACTTCCGTTCCCATATTAGGAATCTGTTATGGCCACCAACTTTTAATGAAAGCTCTCGGTGGAGAAGTTGTCTCTTCCAATTCCAAAGAATATGGCCCGGCCATTCTCGAAATTCAAAATCCCAATTCTCTCCTTTCAAAGTCACTCTCTCCAAAAACA
The sequence above is drawn from the Leptospira sp. WS4.C2 genome and encodes:
- a CDS encoding SemiSWEET transporter, which codes for MENLIGYIAAFLTTVSFLPQVLRVVMTKQTRDISRNMYIMFFLGVLLWFVYGVLKSDFPIILANIVTIFFVSIILFYKLKEEKI
- a CDS encoding ferredoxin, with amino-acid sequence MRKAYVDKDNCTSCNQCADNMPKYFMMDEDDVSQTHIAGASINDAAIPEEDEKKVQKEMDECPGECIHWKKH
- the queF gene encoding preQ(1) synthase, with the protein product MSEKKSESSYEDKQDHIPSWKTPEIEWFANVYAGKEYNIEFTIPEFTAVCPKTGLPDFGSIFIEYIPRDRCVELKSLKEYMMSYRNVGIFHENVVNKILEDFVAAVDPIFVKVVGDYNVRGGVKTIVRREYKA